A stretch of Solea senegalensis isolate Sse05_10M linkage group LG10, IFAPA_SoseM_1, whole genome shotgun sequence DNA encodes these proteins:
- the LOC122776432 gene encoding sec1 family domain-containing protein 1-like, with translation MNTGSQFVMEGVKNLVLKQHNIPVTRILDNLMEMKSHPETDDYRYFDPKMLRGSESSIPRNKNPFQEAVVFVVGGGNYIEYQNLVDYAKSKQGKKVIYGCSELFNAAQFIKQLSQLGQK, from the exons ATGAACACAGGCTCTCAGTTTGTGATGGAGGGAGTGAAGAACCTGGTGCTGAAACAACAC AACATTCCTGTCACTCGGATCCTGGACAACCTGATGGAGATGAAGTCTCATCCT GAAACGGACGATTATCGATACTTTGACCCAAAGATGCTGCGAGGCAGTGAGAG ctcCATTCCCAGAAACAAGAATCCATTTCAGgag GCTGTCGTGTTTGTGGTCGGAGGCGGGAACTACATCGAATACCAGAACCTGGTGGACTATGCTAAG TCCAAACAGGGGAAGAAGGTCATTTACGGCTGCAGTGAACTCTTTAATGCTGCTCAGTTCATCAAACAG ctgtcTCAGCTTGGCCAAAAGTGA
- the afg3l1 gene encoding AFG3-like protein 1, with product MSQYLRLLSAAALPLCRAGGTRAWLSALRAGRLFTAGYKSSSTANICRTPANFLLRSRFQSAQWRLYSTEPKDGGGGRSSGGKKGGGAGKDWWSRMQKGDFPWDEKDFRYMAITVAGVSSALLYFYFRDNGREISWKDFVHKYLGRGLVDRLEVINKQYVRVILVPGGDANTSYVWFNIGSVDTFERNLEMAHMELGLEPSHRATVVYSTESDGSFLMSLLPTLLLIGFLLFTVRRGTMGGGAGGGRGGPFSMSESTAKMMKDSIDVKFKDVAGCEEAKLEILEFVNFLKNPQQYQDLGAKIPKGAVLSGPPGTGKTLLAKATAGEANVPFITVNGSEFLEMFVGVGPARVRDMFAMARKNAPCILFIDEIDAVGRKRGGGNFGGQSEQENTLNQLLVEMDGFNTATNVVVLAGTNRPDVLDPALMRPGRFDRQIYIGPPDIKGRASIFKVHLRPIKLDPNMDKDTLARKMAAATPGFTGADIANVCNEAALIAARYLGPSVNAKHFEQAIDRVIGGLEKKTQVLQPTEKKTVAYHEAGHAIVGWFLQHADPLLKVSIIPRGKGLGYAQYLPREQYLYSREQLFDRMCMMLGGRVAEQVFFDRITTGAQDDLKKVTQSAYAQVVQFGMSEKVGQVSFDLPRQGEMVMEKPYSEATAELIDAEVRELVDRAYEHTLQLIRDKKDLVEMVGKRLLEREVLDKADMLELLGPRPFEEKSTYEEFVEGTGSFEEDTSLPEGLRHWNQEKGVEAEESSPAQDKQQAV from the exons ATGTCTCAGTACCTGAGGCTCCTCTCGGCGGCGGCTCTGCCTCTGTGCAGGGCTGGAGGAACCCGGGCTTGGCTCTCTGCTCTGAGGGCAGGACGGCTCTTCACAGCCGGATACAAGAGCTCCTCCACCGCG AATATCTGTCGGACTCCAGCTAACTTCCTGTTGAGAAGCAGATTCCAGTCAGCTCAATGGCGACTGTACTCTACTGAACCCAAAG atggaggaggaggaagatcaAGTGGAGGGAAGAAAGGAGGTGGTGCAGGAAAAGACTGGTGGAGCCGAATGCAGAAG GGCGACTTCCCCTGGGATGAGAAGGATTTCCGTTACATGGCGATCACCGTGGCTGGAGTTAGTTCAGCTCTGCTCTACTTCTACTTCAGAGACAATGGCAGAGAGATCAGTTGGAAGGACTTTGTTCACAAATACCTGGGCAGAGGCCTG GTGGACCGGTTGGAAGTCATCAACAAACAGTACGTCAGAGTCATCCTAGTACCAGGAGGGGACGCTAATACG AGCTACGTTTGGTTCAACATTGGCAGCGTGGACACGTTTGAGAGAAACCTGGAGATGGCACACATGGAGCTCGGCTTGGAACCATCACACCGAGCCACTGTAGTGTACAGCACGGAGAGTGATGG CTCTTTTCTCATGAGCTTGCTCCCCACCCTGCTGCTGATTGGTTTCCTCCTGTTCACCGTGAGGCGAGGGACAATGGGTGGAGGCGCAGGAGGCGGGAGGGGTGGGCCCTTCAGCATGAGCGAGTCAACAGCAAAAATGATGAAGGACAGCATTGATGTGAAGTTTAAGGACGTGGCTGGCTGTGAAGAGGCCAAACTGGAGATCCTCGAGTTTGTCAACTTCCTGAAGAACCCACAGCAGTACCAGGACCTTGGAGCCAAGATACCCAAG GGTGCCGTGTTGTCTGGTCCTCCTGGAACAGGAAAGACACTGCTGGCCAAAGCCACAGCTGGAGAAGCCAATGTCCCGTTTATCACTGTCAATGGCTCCGAGTTCCTGGAGATGTTTGTGGGCGTCGGTCCAGCCAGG GTGAGGGACATGTTTGCCATGGCGAGGAAGAACGCCCCCTGCATCCTCTTCATCGATGAGATCGATGCTgtagggaggaagagaggaggaggtaaCTTTGGTGGTCAGAGTGAACAGGAGAACACCCTGAACCAGCTGCTGGTGGAGATGGACG GTTTTAACACCGCGACTAATGTGGTGGTTCTGGCTGGAACGAACAGACCTGACGTTCTGGACCCTGCTCTGATGAGACCAGGCCGCTTCGACAGACAGATCTACATAG GTCCCCCGGACATCAAGGGAAGGGCGTCCATTTTTAAAGTTCACCTTCGACCAATCAAACTGGACCCAAACATGGACAAAGACACCCTCGCCAGGAAGATGGCCGCTGCTACACCAGGATTCACTG GAGCTGACATCGCCAATGTCTGCAACGAGGCTGCTCTGATCGCTGCCAGATACCTGGGCCCGTCTGTCAATGCCAAGCACTTTGAACAGGCCATCGACAGAGTCATTGGAG gtctggagaAGAAGACTCAAGTCCTAcagcccacagagaaaaagacTGTGGCGTATCATGAGGCCGGTCACGCCATCGTAGGCTGGTTCCTGCAGCACGCTGACCCACTGCTGAAG GTGTCGATCATCCCACGTGGGAAGGGTCTGGGTTATGCTCAGTACCTGCCCAGAGAGCAGTACCTGTACAGCAGAGAGCAACTGTTTGACAGGATGTGCATGATGCTGGGAGGCCGCGTGGCTGAGCAGGTCTTCTTTGACCGCATCACGACTGGAGCTCAGGACGATTTGAAGAAGGTCACACAGTCTGCCTATGCTCAG GTGGTGCAGTTTGGTATGAGCGAGAAGGTGGGGCAGGTGTCGTTTGATCTGCCCCGGCAGGGCGAGATGGTCATGGAGAAGCCGTACAGCGAGGCCACGGCTGAGCTGATTGACGCTGAGGTCAGAGAGCTGGTGGACCGAGCGTACGAACACACTCTGCAGCTCATCCGGGACAAGAAGGACCTGGTGGAGATG GTAGGAAAGCGTCTCCTGGAGAGGGAGGTCCTGGACAAGGCCGACATGTTAGAGCTCTTAGGTCCACGGCCCTTTGAAGAGAAGTCGACGTACGAGGAGTTTGTGGAAGGGACAGGGAGCTTTGAGGAGGACACGAGTCTGCCGGAGGGCCTCAGGCACTGGAACCAGGAGAAAGGAGTGGAGGCTGAGGAGAGCAGCCCAGCTCAGGACAAACAGCAGGCTGTGTAG